Proteins found in one Tumebacillus sp. BK434 genomic segment:
- a CDS encoding ABC-2 family transporter protein, whose translation MKYVRLLKEFIRAAVVEEFEYRSNFFANVLGTVSGLFFALLTLQVFFLQTEQIGGWSFEQVLVLLGVFNALSGVVSMVLRPNIGRIVQHIRKGTLDFILTKPVDSQFFISFRHIVFWPVTDVLVGFGMIIYAGWKMDVAMSLFSVLWFLVIFFAAVVTLYSLWFLMMTLSFWFVKVENLTLVFTSLFETARFPVQVYKGWLRVLLTYLFPVAVLTTFPAAAFTGGLSGREALISLVMAGGLLVLSRLFWKSALRNYQSASS comes from the coding sequence GTGAAATACGTTCGATTGCTGAAAGAGTTCATTCGCGCCGCTGTCGTCGAGGAATTTGAGTACCGGTCGAATTTCTTCGCCAACGTGCTGGGGACGGTGTCCGGGCTGTTTTTTGCACTGCTTACCTTGCAGGTGTTCTTCCTGCAGACCGAACAGATCGGCGGGTGGTCGTTCGAGCAGGTGCTGGTGCTGCTGGGGGTGTTTAACGCGCTGAGCGGCGTCGTGAGCATGGTGCTGCGCCCGAACATTGGACGAATCGTGCAGCATATCAGAAAAGGAACGCTCGATTTCATTTTGACCAAACCGGTCGACAGCCAGTTCTTCATCTCGTTTCGGCACATCGTCTTCTGGCCGGTCACCGATGTGCTGGTCGGCTTTGGGATGATCATCTACGCGGGCTGGAAGATGGATGTTGCGATGTCGCTGTTCAGCGTGCTCTGGTTCCTCGTCATCTTTTTCGCCGCGGTCGTCACACTGTATTCGCTTTGGTTTTTGATGATGACGTTATCGTTTTGGTTCGTGAAAGTGGAGAATTTGACGCTGGTCTTTACTTCGCTGTTCGAGACGGCGCGCTTTCCGGTGCAGGTCTACAAAGGCTGGCTGCGCGTGTTGCTGACGTACCTGTTTCCGGTCGCTGTGCTGACCACCTTTCCAGCGGCGGCGTTTACTGGCGGGCTGAGCGGACGCGAGGCGCTGATCTCGCTTGTGATGGCCGGGGGACTGCTCGTGCTGTCGAGGCTGTTTTGGAAGAGCGCCTTGCGCAATTACCAGTCGGCGAGCAGTTGA
- a CDS encoding PLP-dependent aspartate aminotransferase family protein, translating to MKKHDFSKLGYSTRILHAGHKVDPTTGSHTMPIYQTSTFVFEDADQGAARFSGTDPGYKYSRLGNPNTDALAEKIAALENAEAGLCFGSGMAAISTVMFHLVKTGDHVVAADALYGATFALFEKTLKGKYGVEIDWVDTSDVEKVKAAIKPNTRVIYLETPANPTLKMADIAAISELTEGTDIKVVVDNTFMSPYFQRPIDLGAHVSIHSATKYIGGHGDVVGGIAVGYADIIKPLFADLKEIGPIMGPFDAFLLNRGVRTLALRMEKHNENALKVAEFLEAHPEVTAVYYPGLKSHPQHELAKRQMSGFGGTLSFEVKSFEKGKTLMNSVKLAHLAVSLGDVHTLIQHPASMTHAIMPKAEREASGVTDGLIRLSVGIEDVEDIIADLDQALRA from the coding sequence ATGAAAAAGCACGATTTTAGCAAACTGGGGTATTCGACGCGGATTTTGCATGCGGGGCATAAAGTGGACCCGACGACCGGATCGCATACGATGCCGATCTATCAGACCTCGACGTTCGTGTTTGAAGATGCCGATCAAGGCGCAGCGCGCTTTAGCGGTACAGACCCGGGCTACAAGTACAGCCGACTGGGCAACCCGAACACCGATGCGCTGGCCGAGAAGATCGCGGCGCTGGAGAATGCGGAGGCGGGCTTGTGCTTCGGTTCCGGCATGGCGGCGATCTCGACGGTGATGTTCCATCTGGTCAAGACCGGTGATCATGTCGTTGCAGCCGACGCTTTGTACGGAGCGACGTTTGCTCTGTTTGAGAAAACGCTGAAAGGCAAGTACGGCGTGGAGATCGACTGGGTCGATACATCCGATGTGGAAAAGGTGAAAGCTGCGATCAAGCCGAACACACGTGTGATCTACCTCGAGACGCCTGCCAACCCGACATTGAAGATGGCCGACATCGCGGCGATCTCGGAGCTGACCGAAGGCACGGACATCAAGGTCGTCGTCGACAACACGTTCATGTCGCCGTACTTCCAGCGTCCGATCGACCTCGGCGCACACGTGTCGATCCACTCGGCGACGAAGTACATCGGCGGCCACGGCGATGTTGTAGGCGGGATTGCCGTCGGGTATGCGGACATCATCAAGCCGCTGTTTGCCGATCTGAAAGAAATCGGGCCGATCATGGGGCCGTTCGATGCGTTTTTGCTGAACCGCGGGGTGCGCACTTTGGCGCTGCGGATGGAGAAGCACAATGAAAACGCGCTGAAGGTGGCCGAGTTCCTCGAAGCGCATCCGGAAGTGACGGCGGTGTACTACCCGGGTCTGAAGAGCCACCCGCAGCATGAGCTGGCGAAGCGTCAGATGAGCGGTTTCGGCGGCACCTTGTCTTTTGAAGTGAAGTCGTTCGAAAAAGGGAAGACGCTGATGAACTCGGTGAAGCTGGCACATCTTGCCGTATCGCTTGGCGACGTGCACACGCTGATCCAGCATCCGGCCTCGATGACCCATGCGATCATGCCGAAAGCGGAGCGCGAAGCTTCGGGTGTCACAGACGGACTGATCCGCCTGTCGGTCGGCATCGAGGATGTGGAAGACATCATCGCCGATCTCGATCAGGCACTGCGCGCCTAG
- the thiO gene encoding glycine oxidase ThiO: MMGTTHETDTLIVGGGVIGCAIAYELAKAGVDVILLEKETLGSQSTRAGAGMLGAQVEMTEPGPMYELGVKSRALFPKLREELLEISGIDMELHTPGIFRVAVDEQDRTALLERQRWQTASGQRAVWFEDEDLRSEMGDLVAPRFGALYLPDDHQVRNPQLLLAMAASAKRLGVRMFEHTPMIGFLQENGAVTGVKTVDGVIRAERVIVAAGAWSGLLARQLGLELPVFPVKGQSFLLDSYAPPTPFTIYTHGCYILPKKNGQVYVGATEEQQAGFDRRPNLRSLASLSSQAVGLLPSLGDLPFSTPLAGLRPGSLDGLPYLGHVPGIEGLYIASGHFRNGVLLSAITGHVMAELLTGKPTSVDLEPFAVGRAQVV, encoded by the coding sequence ATGATGGGAACAACACACGAGACGGACACCCTGATCGTCGGCGGCGGTGTGATCGGCTGCGCGATCGCCTACGAGCTCGCCAAGGCCGGAGTCGATGTGATCCTGTTGGAAAAGGAAACGCTCGGCTCGCAATCGACCCGCGCCGGCGCCGGGATGCTCGGCGCTCAGGTGGAGATGACAGAGCCCGGCCCGATGTATGAGCTGGGTGTGAAGAGCCGGGCGCTGTTCCCCAAACTGCGGGAGGAGCTGCTGGAGATCTCCGGCATCGACATGGAACTGCATACGCCGGGAATCTTCCGCGTCGCCGTCGACGAGCAGGACCGGACTGCACTGCTGGAACGGCAGCGCTGGCAGACCGCCTCCGGGCAGCGCGCGGTGTGGTTCGAGGATGAGGACTTGCGCAGTGAGATGGGCGATCTGGTGGCTCCGCGCTTTGGCGCCTTGTATCTGCCGGACGATCATCAAGTGCGCAACCCGCAGCTGCTGCTGGCCATGGCCGCTTCCGCGAAACGGCTCGGTGTGCGGATGTTCGAGCATACGCCGATGATCGGGTTCCTGCAGGAAAACGGGGCGGTGACCGGCGTGAAGACGGTCGACGGCGTGATCCGTGCGGAGCGGGTGATCGTGGCGGCAGGTGCCTGGTCAGGGCTCTTGGCCCGGCAGCTTGGGCTGGAACTGCCGGTGTTCCCGGTAAAAGGGCAGTCCTTCCTGCTTGACTCCTATGCACCGCCGACGCCGTTTACGATCTATACGCACGGCTGCTACATCCTGCCCAAGAAAAACGGGCAAGTCTACGTCGGCGCGACCGAGGAGCAGCAGGCAGGGTTCGACCGCAGACCGAACCTGCGTTCGCTGGCCAGCTTGTCCTCACAGGCGGTGGGACTGCTGCCGTCTCTTGGCGACCTCCCCTTTTCCACGCCGCTCGCCGGACTGCGTCCCGGCTCACTGGACGGCCTGCCCTATCTCGGCCATGTGCCGGGCATCGAGGGGCTCTACATCGCCTCCGGTCATTTCCGCAACGGGGTGCTGTTGTCGGCGATCACCGGCCACGTGATGGCGGAACTGTTGACAGGGAAACCGACTTCGGTGGATCTGGAGCCGTTTGCGGTCGGACGTGCACAAGTTGTGTAA
- a CDS encoding 2-oxoacid:acceptor oxidoreductase subunit alpha — protein sequence MIKDLGWKVGGAQGEGIDSTQDIFALSLFRLGYYVSTYRHFMSLIKGGHTNGKVRITSDISGHHGDDLHILLAFDQETINHNFHELIDGAVLIYDTAIKDAQVPENDNVHICPVPLTEMAKEAGSPIMKNMVSMGVTAAIIGLTPDDFRSVVVDKFGGKGDEIVESNIAAIQKGYDFAKENFKASLELPARPEVKSERLYISGNDAVSLGAIAGGCRLLAQYPITPATEVMYQIIKQFPKFGGTVVQAEDEIAAVMMAIGANYTGVRSMTATSGPGFSLMMEALGLAGISETPLVIIDVQRAGPSTGLPTKTEQSDVYTMMYGSHGEIPRIVLTPRNVEECFFFTLEAFNLAEKYQCPVIVATDLYMGMNKQTVESIDFDKFNINRGKMISDEQLAELEKGAFKRFDVTAEDGISFRSIPGQKNGRFVAMGNESDEVGVEMEEPELRVKQMEKRAKKLAKFNDLAGATYVGAENAELLLVDFGSMTGPQREVYEALAAEGVSVGHLSIARLLPFPTEEIKGYIHNAKKVLVTEMNSHGQLKNQLKQFVGGDHNKYESCLKYSGDPFLVNEIYAKAKDLADSLKKEVTL from the coding sequence GTGATCAAAGATTTAGGCTGGAAAGTAGGCGGCGCACAAGGCGAGGGCATCGACTCCACTCAGGATATCTTTGCACTGTCTTTGTTCCGTTTAGGTTACTATGTTTCCACGTATCGTCACTTTATGTCCTTGATCAAGGGCGGTCATACGAACGGTAAGGTTCGCATCACGTCCGACATCTCCGGGCACCATGGCGACGATCTGCACATTTTGCTGGCGTTCGACCAAGAGACGATCAACCACAACTTCCACGAACTCATCGATGGCGCTGTGCTGATCTATGACACTGCGATCAAAGATGCGCAGGTTCCGGAAAACGATAACGTGCACATCTGCCCGGTTCCGCTCACCGAAATGGCGAAAGAAGCCGGCTCTCCGATCATGAAAAACATGGTCTCGATGGGTGTTACGGCTGCGATCATCGGCCTGACTCCGGACGACTTCCGCTCCGTTGTCGTCGACAAGTTCGGCGGCAAAGGCGACGAGATCGTAGAAAGCAACATCGCAGCGATCCAGAAGGGCTACGATTTTGCGAAAGAGAACTTCAAAGCATCGCTCGAACTGCCGGCTCGTCCGGAAGTGAAGTCGGAGCGTCTGTACATCTCCGGCAACGACGCGGTATCGCTCGGCGCCATCGCAGGCGGCTGCCGTCTGCTCGCACAGTACCCGATCACTCCGGCGACCGAAGTCATGTACCAGATCATCAAGCAGTTCCCGAAATTCGGCGGCACCGTTGTCCAAGCGGAAGACGAGATCGCTGCAGTCATGATGGCGATCGGTGCGAACTACACCGGCGTGCGCTCGATGACCGCAACTTCCGGCCCGGGCTTCTCCTTGATGATGGAAGCGCTCGGCCTGGCTGGCATCTCCGAAACGCCGCTCGTTATCATCGACGTTCAGCGTGCCGGCCCGTCCACCGGTTTGCCGACCAAGACGGAGCAGTCTGACGTCTACACCATGATGTACGGCTCGCACGGCGAGATCCCGCGCATCGTGCTGACCCCGCGCAACGTGGAAGAGTGCTTCTTCTTCACGCTGGAAGCGTTCAACCTGGCGGAGAAGTACCAATGCCCGGTCATCGTGGCAACCGACCTGTACATGGGGATGAACAAGCAGACTGTCGAGTCGATCGACTTCGACAAGTTCAACATCAACCGTGGCAAGATGATCTCCGACGAGCAGCTGGCTGAGCTGGAAAAAGGCGCATTCAAGCGCTTTGACGTCACTGCTGAAGACGGCATCTCCTTCCGCTCGATCCCGGGTCAAAAGAACGGCCGTTTCGTTGCGATGGGTAACGAATCTGACGAAGTGGGCGTGGAAATGGAAGAGCCGGAACTGCGCGTGAAGCAAATGGAGAAGCGCGCGAAGAAACTGGCGAAATTCAACGACCTCGCGGGCGCTACTTATGTTGGCGCTGAAAACGCAGAGCTGCTGCTCGTCGACTTCGGTTCCATGACCGGTCCGCAGCGTGAAGTGTATGAAGCGCTGGCAGCAGAAGGCGTGAGCGTCGGTCACCTGAGCATCGCTCGTCTCCTGCCGTTCCCGACCGAAGAGATCAAAGGCTACATCCACAACGCAAAGAAAGTGCTCGTGACCGAGATGAACTCGCATGGTCAGCTGAAGAACCAGCTGAAGCAGTTCGTCGGCGGCGACCACAACAAATATGAGTCCTGCCTGAAGTACAGCGGCGATCCGTTCCTCGTGAACGAAATCTACGCGAAGGCGAAGGACCTTGCGGACAGCTTGAAGAAAGAGGTGACGCTCTAA
- a CDS encoding ABC-2 family transporter protein — protein MSAAQRMFRVYARMMKVHWAILLEYRGDTFFYMLGSVISPLVTLAVWLTISENGAIGSYSQQDFILYFLAVLFVSRLAAHWEPWELEERMRDGSLSNYLLRPSAYFHWRFAENLVYKLFYGVLMVVAWALCWPFFEVVRIPLEPGFLAVFCSSVLLAVMTRYMMGFCLSLLAFWTTRMMAIFNLVMLADQFISGRIAPYALLPEWVQQVSSYLPFYWTMGFPVDVITGKISGGDVWYGLGVQAFWQVLFIVLYFWMWNRGMKKYSAVGG, from the coding sequence ATGAGCGCGGCGCAGCGAATGTTTCGCGTCTACGCCCGGATGATGAAAGTGCATTGGGCGATTCTGCTGGAATATCGGGGCGATACGTTTTTCTATATGCTCGGCTCTGTGATCTCGCCGCTCGTGACGCTGGCCGTCTGGCTGACGATCTCGGAAAACGGTGCGATCGGCAGCTACAGCCAGCAGGATTTTATTCTCTATTTCTTAGCGGTGCTGTTCGTCTCCAGACTGGCCGCGCATTGGGAACCGTGGGAGTTGGAGGAGCGCATGCGGGACGGTTCGCTGTCCAATTATCTGCTGCGTCCTTCGGCGTATTTTCACTGGCGCTTTGCGGAAAACCTGGTGTACAAGCTGTTTTACGGGGTGCTGATGGTGGTGGCGTGGGCGCTCTGCTGGCCGTTTTTTGAAGTGGTGCGCATTCCTCTGGAGCCGGGATTCCTCGCTGTCTTTTGCTCGTCGGTGCTCTTGGCGGTGATGACCCGTTACATGATGGGCTTTTGCCTGTCCTTGCTTGCGTTTTGGACGACGCGGATGATGGCGATTTTCAACCTTGTCATGCTCGCCGACCAGTTCATCTCCGGGCGGATCGCGCCGTATGCGCTGCTGCCGGAGTGGGTGCAGCAGGTGTCGAGCTATTTGCCGTTCTATTGGACGATGGGATTCCCGGTCGATGTGATCACCGGGAAGATCAGCGGCGGGGACGTGTGGTATGGCCTTGGCGTACAGGCGTTCTGGCAAGTGTTGTTCATCGTGCTGTACTTTTGGATGTGGAACCGCGGCATGAAGAAGTACAGCGCAGTGGGAGGCTGA
- a CDS encoding ATP-binding cassette domain-containing protein has translation MKPNNGITVEHLSKHFKVHEREAGLSGAWRSLFNRKFRMVEAVDDISFSIEPGEIVGFLGPNGAGKTTTMKMLTGLLHPSGGRVQVGGYVPFEQKADFKRRITLVMGQKSQLIWDLPAAETFLVNQAIYEIPDHQFKEILGELTDLLDLTPLLKKPVRNLSLGERMKCELAASLLHRPDIVFLDEPTIGLDVNMQEAVRKFIQQYNERFQATFLLTSHYMADVTALCKRVIIINHGKILFDGDLGRLATTLAPYKVAKLVLSEPVAQGVLETYGEVLHSDNLQVSIKLPRADVSERSAQILAQLPVQDFTVEDPSMEDVIGLAFARSGA, from the coding sequence ATGAAGCCGAACAACGGAATCACAGTCGAACACCTGAGCAAGCATTTCAAAGTCCATGAGCGCGAAGCCGGCCTCAGCGGGGCGTGGAGATCCCTGTTCAACCGCAAGTTCCGCATGGTCGAGGCGGTCGATGACATCTCCTTCTCGATCGAGCCGGGCGAGATCGTCGGCTTCCTCGGCCCGAACGGCGCCGGCAAGACGACAACGATGAAGATGCTCACCGGACTGCTGCACCCGTCCGGCGGTCGCGTGCAAGTGGGCGGCTACGTCCCGTTTGAGCAAAAAGCGGACTTCAAGCGCCGCATCACCCTCGTCATGGGGCAGAAGTCGCAGCTGATCTGGGACTTGCCCGCTGCGGAGACCTTTCTGGTCAACCAGGCGATCTACGAGATTCCTGATCACCAGTTCAAAGAGATCCTGGGTGAGCTGACCGACCTGCTCGATCTCACACCGCTGTTGAAAAAGCCGGTGCGCAACCTGTCGCTGGGCGAGCGGATGAAATGCGAGCTGGCCGCGTCGCTTTTGCACCGGCCGGACATCGTGTTTTTGGACGAGCCGACGATCGGGCTCGATGTCAACATGCAAGAAGCGGTGCGCAAGTTCATCCAGCAGTACAATGAGCGCTTCCAGGCCACCTTCCTGCTGACCTCGCACTACATGGCCGACGTGACGGCGCTCTGCAAGCGGGTGATCATCATCAACCACGGCAAGATCCTGTTTGACGGCGATTTAGGGCGACTGGCGACGACGCTGGCTCCGTACAAAGTGGCCAAGCTCGTCTTGTCCGAGCCGGTGGCGCAGGGCGTGCTGGAAACGTACGGCGAAGTGTTGCACAGCGACAACCTGCAAGTCTCGATCAAACTGCCGCGGGCCGATGTATCGGAGCGGTCGGCCCAGATCTTGGCGCAGCTGCCGGTGCAGGATTTCACGGTCGAAGATCCGTCGATGGAAGATGTGATTGGGCTTGCGTTTGCGAGGTCGGGAGCATGA
- a CDS encoding 2-oxoacid:ferredoxin oxidoreductase subunit beta gives MATLVDFRAEKPNWCPGCGDFTVLAALQKAAVNIGLEPENMVTVSGIGCSGKISQYMGSFGFHSLHGRSLPVATAVKLANRDLTVVAAGGDGDGYGIGMGHFIHAMRRNIDITYLVMDNHIYGLTTGQTSPTSDKGSKTKTAPDGAVEEPVHPLQMALMAGCGFVAQGYSGNLKQLTELIEKGIQHRGFSLINIYSPCVTFNKVNTYDFYKSNLVNIDEDASYDKTDRFAAIRKLEEHEENVTGVLYHNPNKQAYDEVLRGYPEQAIAKNDLKITRDEWEKLAVQFK, from the coding sequence ATGGCAACACTCGTTGATTTCCGTGCTGAAAAACCGAACTGGTGCCCGGGCTGCGGTGACTTTACCGTATTGGCTGCGCTGCAAAAAGCGGCAGTGAACATCGGCCTGGAGCCGGAGAATATGGTTACCGTTTCCGGTATCGGCTGCTCCGGTAAGATCTCTCAATACATGGGTTCCTTTGGTTTCCACTCCTTGCACGGCCGCTCGCTGCCGGTTGCAACCGCAGTGAAACTGGCGAACCGCGATCTGACCGTTGTGGCTGCCGGCGGTGACGGCGACGGTTACGGCATCGGGATGGGTCACTTCATCCATGCGATGCGCCGCAACATCGACATCACCTACTTGGTTATGGACAACCACATCTACGGCCTGACCACCGGTCAAACTTCTCCGACCTCCGATAAGGGCTCGAAGACCAAGACCGCTCCGGACGGCGCTGTGGAAGAGCCGGTACATCCGCTGCAAATGGCGCTGATGGCAGGCTGTGGTTTTGTGGCACAAGGCTACTCCGGCAACCTGAAGCAGCTGACCGAACTGATCGAGAAGGGGATCCAGCACCGTGGTTTCTCTCTGATCAACATCTACTCCCCGTGCGTTACCTTCAATAAGGTAAACACGTACGACTTCTACAAGTCGAACCTCGTCAACATCGACGAAGATGCAAGCTACGACAAGACCGACCGTTTCGCGGCGATCCGCAAGCTCGAAGAGCATGAGGAAAACGTGACGGGCGTTCTGTACCACAACCCGAACAAGCAAGCGTACGACGAAGTCCTGCGCGGCTACCCGGAACAAGCAATCGCGAAAAACGATCTCAAGATCACCCGCGACGAGTGGGAAAAACTCGCGGTTCAATTCAAGTAA
- a CDS encoding DUF86 domain-containing protein — MFITDQHRTQIRSYLDVMEKQAHVLCILKEHASEEFAAQPVLQAAAERALHIALECLTDIGNIIIDALIMRDPASYEDIFLILTEEGVFEQAFGDRFVEAVRFRKMLVHDYRELTAERVYAVVQAHADDFETIKTSIAKYVQLS; from the coding sequence ATGTTCATCACAGATCAACATCGCACGCAGATTCGCAGCTACTTGGACGTGATGGAGAAACAGGCGCACGTGCTATGCATTTTAAAAGAGCATGCGTCCGAAGAGTTTGCCGCACAGCCTGTGCTGCAGGCGGCTGCGGAGCGCGCCTTACATATCGCGCTGGAATGTCTCACCGACATCGGTAACATCATCATCGATGCGTTGATCATGCGCGACCCGGCCAGCTATGAAGACATCTTCCTGATCCTGACCGAAGAAGGCGTTTTCGAGCAGGCGTTTGGCGACCGCTTCGTCGAAGCGGTGCGCTTTCGCAAAATGCTGGTCCACGACTACCGTGAGCTGACCGCCGAGCGCGTCTACGCCGTGGTGCAGGCGCATGCGGACGACTTTGAGACGATCAAGACTTCGATCGCCAAGTACGTGCAGCTTTCGTAG
- a CDS encoding 3D domain-containing protein produces the protein MQPRSMVMAVLTAILLLVTSGHPASEAEQATPALPAPTLTVAQAANQSPPLVEHTVQTGDTLYALAGRYNTTIEHIVNRNPDVNPDNLKVGAVLHVPTNTVKKVKSREELAQTADKMVLSSSGEPNRYSRKMPCKLTAYTNSFASTGKHPGDPGYGVTASGRLTKEGLTIAVDPSVIPMHSVVYIPGIGVRYAEDTGGAVIGNHIDVFYNDDHYAQRFGVKDNVTVYILEEGPKGES, from the coding sequence ATGCAACCACGAAGTATGGTGATGGCCGTTTTGACCGCAATCCTGTTGCTGGTTACCAGCGGCCATCCCGCAAGCGAGGCGGAACAGGCGACGCCAGCTCTTCCGGCTCCAACTCTTACTGTCGCGCAGGCAGCGAACCAATCACCGCCGCTCGTCGAGCACACCGTGCAGACGGGGGACACGCTCTATGCGCTCGCAGGACGCTACAACACGACGATCGAGCATATCGTCAACCGCAACCCCGACGTCAACCCGGACAACTTGAAAGTCGGAGCTGTGCTTCATGTGCCGACGAACACCGTAAAAAAAGTGAAGTCTCGCGAAGAACTGGCACAAACTGCCGATAAGATGGTTCTCTCCTCATCCGGTGAGCCGAACCGCTATAGTAGAAAGATGCCCTGCAAACTCACCGCTTACACCAACTCCTTCGCGTCGACCGGGAAGCATCCCGGCGATCCGGGTTACGGAGTCACCGCCAGCGGCCGCTTGACCAAAGAAGGCTTGACGATCGCTGTCGATCCTTCCGTCATACCGATGCACAGCGTGGTGTACATCCCGGGAATTGGCGTGCGGTATGCAGAAGACACCGGCGGCGCTGTGATCGGCAATCACATCGACGTCTTCTACAACGATGATCACTACGCACAGAGATTTGGCGTCAAAGACAACGTAACGGTCTACATCTTGGAAGAAGGGCCCAAAGGGGAGTCGTAA
- the thiE gene encoding thiamine phosphate synthase, whose translation MTKSAFQLHVITDGVKQSAELKSIVRQAVQGGADVIQLRYKSAPALDLFRLGEEIHPLILAEGGRLLINDRADVALALQAGGVHLAAKSLPISAARPLFPAAKWIGCSVHSVEEALAAQAQGATYITYGHIFATGSKPGLAPRGLAALQSVVDAVEIPVLAIGGITTDNIDDVLATGAAGIAVISAVMADGDPMRAAQALREKMDASLHRPRHALPGCE comes from the coding sequence ATGACAAAAAGCGCCTTTCAACTCCATGTGATCACCGACGGCGTCAAGCAGTCGGCAGAGTTAAAATCGATCGTCCGGCAGGCTGTCCAAGGCGGTGCGGACGTGATTCAACTGCGGTATAAATCGGCTCCTGCGCTCGATCTGTTTCGGTTAGGCGAAGAGATTCACCCGCTGATTCTGGCGGAAGGCGGACGGCTATTGATCAACGACCGCGCCGATGTGGCGTTGGCCTTGCAGGCGGGCGGCGTGCATCTGGCGGCGAAAAGCTTGCCAATCAGCGCAGCCCGCCCGCTGTTTCCGGCAGCAAAATGGATCGGGTGCTCGGTGCACAGCGTGGAAGAAGCGCTGGCAGCCCAGGCGCAAGGCGCGACCTATATTACGTACGGACATATCTTCGCGACCGGATCGAAACCGGGACTGGCGCCGCGCGGGCTGGCCGCGCTGCAAAGCGTCGTCGATGCGGTCGAGATTCCGGTGCTGGCGATCGGCGGGATCACCACCGACAACATCGACGATGTGCTGGCCACGGGTGCGGCCGGCATCGCGGTCATTTCGGCGGTGATGGCAGACGGCGATCCAATGCGGGCGGCACAGGCGCTGCGGGAGAAGATGGACGCCTCGCTGCATCGCCCGCGCCACGCGTTGCCGGGCTGTGAATAG
- a CDS encoding SAM-dependent methyltransferase, translated as MQTLESLLSRLIGEGLLTQATLSNLRQKDPESFSKVSLKPVMLKNELKYQFTYHFAKKTTNENLSPSETEHKLTQLLQTVFRQALLHSQEADHQVLISKKGSVTILNQKPTKAAVELAHNRKKKYLLEEGKPVPFLIELGVMNKEGKVLAKKYDKFKQINRFLEMIDDVVPYLQKDRTLNIIDFGCGKSYLTFALYHYLKEEQGFALNVIGLDLKHDVITHCNALAAALQYENLKFLHGDINEYNELDQVDMVVTLHACDTATDAALEKAVRWGADVILSVPCCQHELNTQIDNKTLGTMLQHGLIKERFAALATDSVRAQLLDLVGYKTQLLEFIDLEHTPKNILIRAVKQEGKADVQKIAESYLEFKRFLQINPYLEVVLQDKLEPIFAGLHE; from the coding sequence ATGCAAACGCTGGAATCCCTGCTCAGCCGACTGATCGGCGAAGGCCTGCTGACCCAGGCGACGCTAAGCAACCTGCGCCAGAAAGACCCGGAGTCGTTCAGCAAAGTCTCGCTGAAGCCGGTCATGCTGAAAAACGAACTGAAATACCAGTTCACCTATCATTTCGCCAAAAAGACGACCAACGAGAATCTCTCGCCCAGTGAGACGGAGCACAAGCTGACACAACTGCTGCAGACGGTGTTCCGCCAAGCGCTGCTCCATAGCCAAGAAGCGGACCACCAAGTGCTGATCTCCAAAAAAGGCAGCGTGACGATTCTCAATCAAAAACCGACCAAAGCGGCCGTCGAGCTTGCGCACAACCGCAAGAAAAAGTACCTGCTGGAAGAAGGCAAGCCTGTGCCGTTTCTGATCGAGCTTGGCGTGATGAACAAAGAAGGCAAAGTGCTGGCTAAGAAATACGACAAGTTCAAGCAGATCAACCGGTTCTTGGAGATGATCGACGATGTGGTGCCCTATCTGCAGAAGGACCGCACCTTGAACATCATCGATTTTGGCTGCGGCAAGTCGTATCTGACGTTTGCGCTGTACCACTACCTGAAAGAAGAGCAAGGCTTCGCACTGAACGTGATCGGGCTGGATCTCAAGCATGACGTGATCACACACTGCAATGCGCTGGCCGCTGCGCTGCAGTACGAGAACCTGAAGTTCCTGCACGGCGACATCAACGAGTACAACGAGCTCGATCAGGTCGACATGGTCGTCACGCTCCATGCTTGTGACACCGCCACCGATGCCGCTTTGGAAAAAGCGGTGCGCTGGGGGGCCGATGTGATTCTCTCCGTGCCCTGCTGTCAGCATGAGCTGAACACCCAGATCGATAACAAGACGCTGGGCACCATGCTTCAGCACGGACTGATCAAGGAGCGTTTTGCCGCCCTCGCCACCGATTCGGTGCGGGCGCAGCTGCTCGACCTTGTCGGCTACAAAACCCAGCTGCTCGAATTTATTGATCTGGAACACACGCCGAAAAACATCCTGATCCGCGCCGTCAAACAAGAGGGCAAAGCGGACGTGCAGAAGATCGCGGAGAGCTACCTGGAGTTCAAACGCTTCCTGCAGATCAACCCGTACCTGGAAGTGGTGCTGCAAGACAAATTAGAGCCGATCTTCGCCGGTCTGCACGAGTAG